A single genomic interval of Polaribacter vadi harbors:
- a CDS encoding DUF5655 domain-containing protein, which produces MHLYNLKSKESISVLKEKPFKLEREIQSLFENNLKELMDLQLVKSEFSIKNKRIDTLAYDTQSNAFIIIEYKRSRNISVVDQGFTYLSLMLENKADFIVEYNETLKQNLKRTDVDWSQTRVVFVSTSFTENQKTATNFKDIAIELWEVKRYENNLISVNQIKKSKSAESIKPITSSNTQLEAVTKEIKVYTEEFHLDNYPDKVKELYETYKEAILNLADDIELEPKKLYIAFKKDKNIADIVTLKKGIKLFINLPKGKLEDPKNLMRDVSNTGHWGNGDYELVITNNDNLEYILYLIKQAI; this is translated from the coding sequence ATGCATTTATATAACTTAAAATCAAAAGAGTCTATTAGTGTTTTAAAAGAGAAACCATTTAAATTAGAAAGAGAAATACAATCGCTTTTTGAAAATAATTTAAAGGAGTTAATGGATTTGCAATTAGTGAAATCTGAGTTCTCTATTAAAAATAAACGTATAGATACTTTAGCTTACGACACACAATCAAATGCTTTTATTATTATTGAATATAAACGTAGTAGAAATATAAGTGTAGTAGATCAAGGATTTACATATTTAAGTTTAATGCTTGAGAATAAAGCAGATTTTATAGTTGAGTATAACGAAACATTAAAGCAAAATTTAAAACGCACAGATGTAGATTGGAGTCAAACAAGAGTAGTTTTTGTATCTACAAGTTTTACCGAAAATCAAAAAACAGCCACGAATTTTAAAGATATAGCTATTGAGTTATGGGAAGTAAAAAGATATGAAAACAATTTAATTAGTGTAAACCAAATAAAGAAAAGTAAATCGGCAGAAAGTATCAAGCCAATTACATCTAGCAATACACAATTAGAAGCAGTTACAAAAGAGATAAAAGTATATACAGAAGAATTTCATTTAGACAATTATCCAGATAAAGTAAAAGAACTTTACGAAACCTATAAAGAAGCTATTTTAAACCTAGCTGATGATATAGAGCTAGAACCTAAAAAGCTATATATAGCATTTAAAAAGGATAAAAACATAGCAGATATTGTAACACTAAAGAAAGGAATAAAACTATTTATTAATTTACCAAAAGGTAAACTAGAAGACCCAAAAAACCTAATGCGAGATGTATCAAATACAGGACATTGGGGAAATGGAGATTATGAATTAGTAATAACAAATAATGATAATTTAGAGTATATTTTGTATTTGATTAAACAAGCTATTTAG
- a CDS encoding restriction endonuclease subunit S — translation MSKLKKYKFSDLYEMSSGISTKPEQAGKGYPFISFSTIFNNYFIPTELPDLMDSSDADRKKYSVKEGDIFLTRTSETVDELGMSSVAIQDMPDATFSGFAKRLRPNQNDITYHKFMAFYLRSKLFRKTMNNNALMTLRASLNEQIFSYLELLLPDYNTQKRIGDLLFLINSRIELNNAINNKLEDLAIAYFDYWFIQYDFPNKDGMPYKSSGGKMEYDKDLNIDIPLGWEVKRMNNYLSIDSGYSFDSDSYLEKGKFKIITIKNVQDSKFDTNTVSYIDDKPIGLPSTCELHCGDILISLTGNVGRTCLVSEENTLLNQRVGKFSCDEKYHSYFYLLFKRREQRLRLIKISTGSSQKNLSPIDAVKAYNSFPNSVVLEDFNKVTNPLIDKIVSNEKISRKLEELRDWLLPMLINGQVTVAEAEAHINQAAEPQKDYS, via the coding sequence ATGAGTAAACTAAAGAAATATAAGTTTAGTGATTTGTACGAAATGAGTTCTGGTATATCAACAAAACCTGAACAAGCTGGAAAAGGTTATCCTTTTATCTCATTTTCTACAATATTTAATAATTATTTCATACCAACTGAGTTGCCTGACTTAATGGATTCTTCTGATGCAGACAGAAAAAAATATTCGGTTAAAGAAGGAGATATTTTCTTGACAAGAACAAGCGAAACTGTAGATGAATTAGGTATGAGTTCTGTAGCTATTCAAGATATGCCAGATGCAACGTTTAGTGGGTTTGCAAAAAGGTTAAGACCTAATCAAAATGATATAACATATCATAAATTTATGGCTTTTTATCTTAGGAGTAAATTGTTTAGAAAAACAATGAACAATAATGCTTTAATGACTTTAAGAGCAAGTTTAAATGAACAAATTTTTTCTTACTTAGAACTTTTGCTTCCAGATTATAATACTCAAAAAAGAATTGGAGACTTACTATTCCTTATTAATTCTAGAATTGAGTTAAATAATGCGATAAATAATAAATTAGAAGATTTGGCTATTGCATATTTTGATTATTGGTTTATTCAATATGATTTTCCAAATAAAGATGGAATGCCATACAAATCATCAGGTGGGAAAATGGAATATGATAAAGATCTAAATATTGATATTCCTTTAGGTTGGGAAGTAAAACGAATGAATAATTATCTTAGTATTGATTCTGGTTACTCTTTTGATTCTGATTCCTATTTAGAAAAAGGCAAATTTAAAATTATTACAATTAAAAATGTACAAGATTCTAAGTTTGATACAAATACTGTAAGTTATATTGATGACAAACCAATTGGTTTACCATCTACTTGTGAGCTACATTGTGGTGATATTTTAATATCTCTAACAGGTAATGTAGGTAGAACTTGTTTAGTTTCAGAGGAAAATACTCTATTAAATCAAAGGGTTGGTAAGTTTAGTTGCGATGAAAAATATCATTCTTACTTCTATTTGCTTTTTAAAAGGAGAGAACAAAGGTTAAGATTAATAAAAATATCTACGGGTAGCTCTCAAAAAAACCTAAGTCCTATTGATGCTGTGAAAGCATACAATTCATTCCCTAACTCTGTGGTTTTAGAAGATTTTAATAAAGTGACAAATCCTTTAATAGATAAAATAGTTAGTAATGAAAAGATTTCACGAAAATTAGAAGAATTAAGAGATTGGTTATTGCCTATGTTGATAAATGGTCAAGTAACAGTTGCGGAAGCAGAAGCACATATTAACCAAGCAGCAGAACCACAAAAGGATTATAGTTAA
- a CDS encoding HsdM family class I SAM-dependent methyltransferase produces the protein MTTTVQFQTEVKNLIDSLKGICSNYGLGNDGDEYKIITQVFLYKFLNDKFAYEVKQLNPALAKVEKWQKAIEALPDEEYEMLTLQLNADTAVLQTQHLISHLFDIQNTPDFAKTFDDTLMDIAIQNNDIFSVKTTGGSKEPLFERISEIVETAERNAFCKAIINQLVDFSFEHIFNEKYDFYATIFEYLIKDYNNDSGGTYAEYYTPHAVAKIMASILVTEDNIQDVTCYDPSAGSGTLLMNLAHAIGEDKCTIYSQDVSKKSSKLLRLNLILNNLVHSLQNVVRGNTILAPFHKDDDNELQKFDYVVSNPPFKLDFSEYRDDLDSKENNDRFFAGIPNIPKKKKESMAIYSLFLQHIMHSLTKNGKAAIVVPTGFITAQTGIDKKIRKKMVESKMLAGVVSMPSNIFATTGTNVSIVFIDKNNTEDVVLIDASNLGTKVKEGKNQKTLLSGTEEQQIIDVFNNKNVVNDLSVVVKYKDIEEKNYSFSAGQYFEVRIEHIDITSEEFNIKITDYNNSLENLFNEGTSLENKIKTRLKKLSYE, from the coding sequence ATGACAACAACAGTACAGTTTCAAACAGAAGTAAAAAACCTAATAGACAGCCTTAAAGGTATTTGTTCTAATTATGGTTTAGGTAATGATGGTGATGAATATAAAATCATAACACAAGTATTTCTATATAAGTTTTTAAACGACAAATTTGCTTATGAGGTAAAACAATTAAATCCTGCATTAGCAAAAGTAGAAAAATGGCAAAAGGCTATTGAAGCATTGCCTGATGAAGAGTATGAAATGCTAACCTTACAGCTAAATGCAGATACAGCAGTATTACAAACACAGCATTTAATTTCGCACTTGTTTGATATACAAAACACACCAGATTTTGCAAAAACCTTTGACGATACCTTAATGGATATTGCCATACAGAATAATGATATTTTCTCTGTAAAAACAACAGGTGGTTCTAAAGAACCTTTATTTGAACGCATTAGTGAAATTGTAGAAACAGCAGAGCGTAATGCCTTTTGTAAAGCAATTATAAACCAATTAGTAGATTTTAGTTTCGAGCATATTTTTAATGAGAAATACGATTTCTATGCTACTATTTTTGAGTACTTAATAAAAGACTATAATAACGATAGTGGTGGTACATATGCAGAGTATTATACACCACACGCAGTAGCTAAAATTATGGCTTCTATTCTGGTAACAGAAGATAATATTCAAGATGTTACCTGTTACGACCCAAGTGCAGGTTCGGGTACATTATTAATGAATTTAGCACACGCAATTGGCGAGGACAAGTGTACTATTTATTCACAAGACGTTTCAAAAAAATCATCTAAATTATTACGATTAAACCTAATCTTAAACAACTTAGTACATTCTCTTCAAAATGTAGTTCGTGGTAACACTATTTTAGCACCTTTTCATAAAGATGATGATAATGAGTTACAGAAGTTCGACTATGTAGTATCAAACCCACCATTTAAATTAGATTTTAGCGAGTATAGAGACGATTTAGATAGTAAAGAAAATAACGACCGTTTTTTTGCAGGTATACCAAATATTCCTAAAAAGAAAAAAGAGTCTATGGCTATCTATAGTTTATTCTTACAGCATATTATGCACAGTTTAACCAAAAATGGTAAAGCAGCTATTGTTGTGCCTACAGGTTTTATTACAGCACAAACAGGCATAGACAAAAAAATTAGAAAAAAAATGGTAGAAAGTAAAATGCTAGCAGGTGTAGTAAGTATGCCATCTAATATTTTTGCTACTACAGGTACAAATGTTTCAATTGTTTTTATAGATAAAAATAATACTGAAGATGTTGTGTTAATCGACGCCTCAAATTTAGGAACAAAGGTAAAAGAAGGTAAAAATCAAAAAACTTTATTATCAGGAACAGAAGAACAGCAAATTATAGATGTTTTTAACAATAAAAATGTTGTAAATGACCTCTCTGTTGTTGTTAAATATAAAGATATTGAGGAAAAAAATTATTCTTTTAGTGCAGGACAATATTTTGAAGTTAGAATAGAGCACATAGATATAACAAGTGAAGAATTTAATATTAAAATAACTGATTATAATAACAGCTTAGAAAATCTTTTCAATGAAGGCACATCATTGGAAAATAAAATTAAAACTCGTTTAAAAAAACTAAGCTATGAGTAA
- a CDS encoding type I restriction endonuclease subunit R, whose amino-acid sequence MKFNEDSRVKIPSILHLTRLGYKYLSLKGAVWNDETNIFTDIFIDSIQKINHDLDKDEAKRLLSDVSLLLDNEDLGKAFYERLSQKTGHKIIDFENFENNTFNVVTELTYKNGDEEFRPDIILLVNGLPLVFIEVKKPNNREGIIAERNRINKRFQNKKFRRFVNITQLMVFSNNMEYDSDDVDTVQGVFYASPSYHKPIFNYFREEETFDLNSLLLPENDATENEVLKDNNLVIIKHSPEFLTNKDSNTPTNRVSTSLFSKDRLFFVLQYAIAYVNESSGLQKHIMRYPQLFATKAIENKLNEGIRKGIIWHTQGSGKTALTYYNVKFLTDYYQKQHVIPKFYFIVDRLDLLIQAKREFTSRGLTVHIVNSRNEFVADIKSKAALHNERGNAEITVVNIQKFSDDAKIVTEQDYDINIQRVYFLDEVHRSYNPEGSFLANLEQSDKNAIKIGLTGTPLLGTEYNSKTLFGDYIHKYYYNASIADGYTLKLIREEIASNYKMVLEQALKEIKVLQGDVPKKKIYADARFAEPMLDYIVEDFESFRLMNNDASVGAMVVCDSSDQAKMLFEIFNNKYSNSYALNKVAEERESYGDKKRESYKVKKAALILHDIGIKEERKQEVEDFKDGKIDFLFVYNMLLTGFDAKRLKKLYIGRLIKKHNLLQTLTRVNRTYKDYKYGFVVDFADIKAEFDKTNKDYFEELQEVLGDEMEHYSNIFKSKEEIQEEIADIKEILFHYDTLNAENFSQQISQISDRKKMLGLVKALGNAKSLYNLIRLFGHYELLEKVDFKKLSVLYREANNHLQLLNQKEALENNIDTTNLLNVALEDVVFMFNKVGEEELILADQLKDTLRKTREELASNFDKKDPEFVSLYDELERLFKKKKLNEVTQDDMKANIGALKEIHAKILELNRQNKLLQAKYDNDPKYCRIHKRLVEKGGLTKRESQLFEALQSVKSEADLQVIQNSRLLQNEGYLDKMMIKLVINQFVKQNNIKLNPETSKFINNLVVQEYTNEFHGRTA is encoded by the coding sequence ATGAAATTCAACGAAGATTCAAGAGTAAAAATACCATCAATATTACATCTTACGAGATTAGGGTATAAATATTTATCATTAAAGGGAGCGGTTTGGAATGATGAAACAAACATATTTACAGATATATTTATTGATAGCATCCAGAAAATCAATCACGATTTAGATAAAGACGAAGCTAAAAGATTATTAAGTGATGTATCATTACTTTTAGATAATGAAGATTTAGGAAAAGCGTTCTATGAGAGGTTAAGTCAAAAAACTGGACATAAGATTATTGATTTTGAAAACTTTGAAAACAATACATTTAATGTTGTTACAGAACTAACTTATAAAAACGGAGACGAAGAGTTTAGACCAGATATAATTCTTTTAGTTAATGGTTTACCTTTAGTTTTTATAGAAGTTAAAAAGCCTAATAACAGAGAGGGTATTATTGCAGAACGAAATAGAATAAACAAGAGATTCCAAAATAAAAAGTTTAGACGTTTTGTAAACATTACACAGTTAATGGTATTCTCTAATAATATGGAATACGATAGTGATGATGTAGATACAGTTCAAGGTGTATTTTATGCATCGCCATCATATCACAAACCAATATTTAATTATTTCAGAGAAGAAGAAACGTTCGACTTAAATAGTCTTTTGTTACCTGAAAATGATGCTACAGAAAACGAAGTTTTAAAAGATAACAACTTAGTTATTATTAAACATTCGCCAGAGTTTTTGACCAATAAAGATTCCAATACACCAACAAATAGAGTCTCTACTTCTTTATTCTCTAAAGATAGATTGTTTTTTGTGCTACAGTATGCAATAGCTTATGTAAATGAAAGCTCAGGCTTACAAAAACATATAATGCGTTATCCTCAATTATTTGCAACCAAAGCAATAGAGAATAAACTAAATGAGGGTATAAGAAAAGGTATTATATGGCATACACAAGGAAGTGGAAAAACAGCATTGACGTATTACAATGTTAAGTTTCTAACAGACTATTATCAAAAACAACATGTAATTCCAAAATTCTATTTTATAGTAGATAGGTTAGATTTATTAATTCAAGCTAAAAGAGAGTTTACAAGCAGAGGTTTAACGGTGCATATTGTTAATTCAAGAAATGAGTTTGTTGCAGATATAAAATCTAAAGCAGCGTTACATAATGAAAGAGGAAACGCAGAAATTACGGTAGTAAATATTCAAAAGTTTTCAGATGATGCTAAAATAGTAACAGAACAAGATTATGATATAAATATTCAACGTGTTTATTTCTTAGATGAAGTACATCGTAGTTATAATCCTGAAGGTAGTTTCTTAGCTAATTTAGAGCAGTCAGATAAAAACGCTATTAAAATTGGATTAACCGGTACACCTTTATTGGGTACAGAATATAACTCTAAAACCTTGTTTGGCGATTATATTCATAAGTACTACTACAATGCATCTATTGCAGATGGATACACACTAAAACTAATTAGAGAAGAAATAGCATCTAATTATAAAATGGTTTTAGAGCAAGCCTTAAAAGAAATTAAAGTACTACAAGGTGACGTTCCTAAAAAGAAAATCTATGCAGATGCAAGATTTGCAGAACCAATGTTGGATTACATTGTTGAAGATTTTGAAAGTTTTAGATTAATGAATAACGATGCATCAGTTGGTGCAATGGTAGTGTGTGATAGTTCAGATCAAGCTAAAATGCTATTTGAGATATTTAATAATAAATATAGTAATAGTTATGCTTTAAACAAAGTAGCAGAGGAAAGAGAGTCTTATGGAGATAAAAAAAGAGAAAGCTATAAAGTAAAAAAAGCAGCTTTAATTCTTCACGACATAGGTATTAAAGAAGAACGTAAACAAGAAGTAGAAGATTTTAAAGATGGTAAAATAGATTTTCTTTTTGTGTACAATATGTTATTAACTGGTTTCGATGCTAAAAGGTTAAAGAAATTATACATAGGTCGTTTAATTAAAAAGCACAATCTATTACAAACATTAACCAGAGTAAACAGAACATATAAAGATTATAAATATGGTTTTGTAGTTGATTTTGCGGACATTAAAGCAGAGTTTGATAAAACTAATAAAGACTATTTTGAAGAGCTACAAGAGGTTTTAGGTGATGAAATGGAGCACTACTCTAACATCTTTAAATCTAAAGAAGAAATTCAAGAAGAAATAGCAGATATAAAAGAGATATTATTTCATTATGATACTTTAAACGCTGAAAACTTCTCACAACAAATTTCTCAAATATCAGACCGTAAAAAAATGTTAGGTTTAGTAAAGGCTTTAGGTAATGCTAAAAGTCTGTACAATCTAATTCGTTTATTTGGGCATTATGAGTTATTAGAAAAAGTAGATTTTAAAAAGCTTTCAGTATTGTATAGAGAAGCTAATAATCACTTACAATTACTAAACCAAAAGGAAGCGTTAGAAAATAATATAGATACTACCAATCTATTAAATGTAGCGTTAGAAGATGTAGTGTTTATGTTTAATAAGGTTGGAGAAGAAGAACTAATCTTAGCAGACCAACTAAAAGATACGCTTCGTAAAACAAGAGAAGAATTAGCAAGTAATTTTGATAAAAAAGACCCTGAATTTGTAAGTTTGTACGATGAATTAGAACGTTTATTTAAGAAGAAGAAATTAAACGAAGTAACGCAAGACGATATGAAAGCTAATATTGGAGCGTTAAAAGAAATTCACGCAAAAATATTAGAGTTAAATAGACAAAATAAACTACTACAAGCTAAATATGATAACGATCCTAAATACTGTCGTATTCATAAACGATTAGTAGAAAAAGGTGGTTTAACAAAAAGAGAAAGCCAATTATTTGAAGCCTTACAATCTGTTAAAAGTGAAGCAGACCTTCAGGTAATACAAAATAGTCGTTTACTTCAAAATGAGGGCTATTTAGATAAAATGATGATTAAGTTGGTAATTAATCAATTTGTAAAACAAAACAATATTAAATTAAATCCAGAGACTTCTAAATTCATTAATAATTTAGTAGTACAAGAATATACTAACGAATTTCACGGGCGTACAGCTTAG
- a CDS encoding helix-turn-helix domain-containing protein, producing the protein MSNFQHPFNDSLKKILDRLEHLIKQSEFKNKQDPNYVLLDNSDILKLFNISPKTASNWREEQILPYSQIKGKIYYKLGDIHKVIDEHYNPNKKK; encoded by the coding sequence ATGAGCAATTTTCAACACCCATTTAACGACTCTTTAAAAAAGATTTTAGACAGATTAGAACATTTGATTAAGCAAAGTGAATTTAAAAATAAGCAAGACCCAAATTATGTTTTGTTAGATAATTCAGATATTCTAAAGTTATTTAATATATCACCAAAAACAGCAAGTAATTGGAGGGAAGAACAAATATTACCATATTCCCAAATAAAAGGTAAAATCTATTATAAGCTGGGAGATATACATAAAGTAATTGACGAGCATTACAATCCTAATAAAAAAAAATAG
- a CDS encoding helix-turn-helix domain-containing protein: MLENNITQVHGITPQQLRENILKDVRTELKEIVLNFQPKTQPEYLTRKEVAKILKVSLVTLSDWNNKGVLKPYRLGNLIRYKREELDQALISINSKNK, translated from the coding sequence ATGTTAGAGAACAACATCACACAAGTACACGGTATCACACCACAACAATTAAGAGAAAACATTTTAAAAGATGTTAGAACAGAACTAAAAGAAATAGTGCTGAACTTTCAACCCAAAACTCAACCAGAATATCTGACTAGGAAAGAAGTTGCTAAAATCTTAAAAGTATCATTGGTAACCCTTTCAGATTGGAATAACAAAGGTGTTTTGAAACCTTACAGATTAGGAAATCTCATCAGATACAAAAGAGAAGAACTAGACCAAGCATTAATTAGTATTAACTCTAAAAACAAATAA